One Bremerella sp. JC817 genomic window carries:
- a CDS encoding FHA domain-containing protein, translating into MVIDRMGSKKVWIIGARDTCDIVIDQPTVSGEHCRLEFDDGRVFIEDLQSTNGTFVNGERIFKKKQIHPDALVTLGKSVTMPMPSQLSGPKEPPKKPTQPASPVSSEDEAPFPATILIASGIGATVVLLLVLFVVLAFSSSSSDKDAHASSNDPIAEEPEDSKPSIPATSSTKPTNTVAQKPVEPPPVTHSPQEAIYVLAVTDASNTQRYRIGTGVAIGPTTILTSATVKTISDLAKERFPRVTVLGDRPLTVTQFVPHPTYLTAMQEGDEAEAKFHTLFSKVDMNDISADLRKTVEDTYRHYMIYAEKPHHYDVAIIQVQQKLPYWLPLAKDPTLPPLSKLTVVGHGFDRMAPYYPPGSSLPLSEVTARVQKATGEAGNQENARLLVARFDSVTPQNHLETNWNGSALLNSQGELVGIYSRLTPEMTLGSPPTGETFDASVIADLQPFIRQFSTN; encoded by the coding sequence ATGGTTATAGACCGGATGGGCTCGAAGAAGGTCTGGATTATTGGTGCACGCGATACGTGCGACATCGTCATCGATCAGCCGACGGTGTCTGGCGAACATTGTCGATTGGAGTTCGACGATGGCCGAGTCTTCATCGAGGACCTGCAGTCGACCAACGGCACCTTCGTCAATGGCGAACGGATCTTCAAAAAGAAGCAGATTCACCCCGATGCCTTGGTCACCCTCGGCAAGAGCGTGACAATGCCGATGCCATCGCAGCTTTCCGGTCCGAAAGAACCACCCAAGAAACCAACTCAACCGGCCTCCCCGGTATCCAGCGAAGACGAGGCCCCTTTCCCCGCGACGATCTTGATCGCCAGCGGAATTGGTGCAACCGTTGTCCTGCTGCTGGTGTTGTTTGTCGTGCTTGCCTTCAGTTCAAGCTCGTCGGACAAAGATGCCCATGCGAGCAGCAACGATCCCATCGCGGAGGAGCCCGAAGACTCGAAGCCAAGCATACCGGCGACTTCTTCTACCAAACCAACCAACACGGTCGCTCAGAAACCGGTCGAACCGCCGCCGGTCACCCATTCGCCTCAGGAAGCAATCTACGTGCTGGCGGTCACCGACGCCTCGAACACGCAGCGTTACCGCATCGGAACGGGGGTCGCGATTGGTCCGACCACGATTCTGACTTCCGCGACAGTTAAAACAATCTCGGATCTGGCCAAAGAACGATTTCCTCGTGTTACCGTATTGGGAGATCGCCCGCTGACGGTTACCCAGTTCGTGCCTCATCCGACCTATCTGACCGCGATGCAGGAAGGGGACGAAGCGGAAGCCAAGTTCCACACATTGTTCTCGAAGGTCGACATGAACGACATCAGTGCCGACCTGCGAAAGACGGTCGAAGACACCTACCGGCACTACATGATCTATGCCGAGAAGCCGCACCACTACGACGTCGCGATCATTCAGGTCCAACAGAAACTTCCCTATTGGCTACCGCTGGCCAAAGATCCGACGCTACCTCCTTTAAGCAAGTTGACCGTAGTTGGCCACGGCTTCGATCGGATGGCACCGTATTATCCACCCGGTAGCTCTCTTCCTTTAAGTGAAGTGACAGCCCGCGTGCAGAAGGCTACCGGCGAAGCAGGCAATCAAGAGAATGCCCGTCTGCTGGTGGCCCGTTTCGATTCGGTCACGCCGCAGAATCACCTGGAAACCAATTGGAATGGATCCGCACTGTTGAATTCGCAGGGAGAGCTTGTCGGTATCTACTCGCGTCTGACTCCCGAAATGACGCTCGGCTCGCCCCCAACCGGCGAGACCTTCGATGCGAGTGTGATTGCCGATCTACAACCATTTATCCGCCAGTTCTCGACGAACTAG
- a CDS encoding hydantoinase B/oxoprolinase family protein, producing MRPEFWIDVGGTFTDCLMHLPGNSPMRHKVLSSGKMQGTVGPGSTRFDIVDAIRQNDPPEVWQGYQFRLLDQAGQIVDEQIVTRFDNLRGTLTLAAPLKSVPAPGMVYQLDGHEEAPIVAIRYALGLSRNDVIPPVDVRLGTTRGTNALLTRTGAKVGLAITDGFADILDIGSQSRPHLFQLAIRKPTSLVTTAIEVRERLDAEGNVLRSLDETHLQQELQRIYDDGIRSLAIALLHAYRDPCHEQRVSEIAAEIGFENVSMSHVVAPLIKIVSRGDTTVVDAYLNPILQDYVGRIQAKLGEGSHLRLLTSAGGLVAADSFSGKDSILSGPAGGVVGFAAAAKAAGFQQAIGFDMGGTSTDVSRFDGTYERQFETEKAGVRIVAPMMAIETVAAGGGSICGFDGVKLVVGPASAGAEPGPACYGRGGPLTVTDINFALGKLQAARLPFPLDAEAVERRLNEVSQQLQQATQSTQTPTELADGFLKIANANIAEAIRTISVAKGYDPKDYLLVPFGGAAGQHACAVAELLGAEQLLFHPSAGILSAVGIGAAETTRFAAKPFYAALAEANPEIESALGQLRQQTCDEVTQEGVPAAAVSYREQIELRYRGLESSLNIDAFPVANLEERYHAEHRRRYGYDRPGQTVELVAVRVEAFATGQATFSPSAHGTAYSPRPKETVTVTFNGKACDTQVFDRDELKPGALLTGPALIAESLATTVIDPGWEAEMLTGGEIVARRVAKTKLASVSNATSEELTEADPVLLEILNNRFAAIAEQMGVALQNTSVSVNVKERLDFSCALFTAAGDLIANAPHIPVHLGAMGETVKATIERHPHMQSGDVFVTNDPYHGGSHLPDVTVISPFFADVASPTPQFFVASRAHHAEIGGIAAGSMPSGSTNLAEEGVLIDNLRLFEAGTPRWEALESILTSAEYPSRKPADNLSDIAAQIAANQHGIDDLHHMIGQYGLSLVQAYARFIQDAAARKTRAALSRLPNGVYRFQDHLDDGSPLCVAINLIDDQATIDFTGTGPVLPGNLNANRAIVTAAVMYCLRCLLNEDIPLNQGVLSPVTIVLPECFLNPPKRETPQQSAAVAGGNVETSQRVVDVLLGALEMAAASQGTMNNLTFGDTTFGYYETICGGSGATASADGASAVHTHMTNTRLTDVEVFELRFPARIQRFAIRRGSGGAGKHCGGDGIVREIEFLKPLDVSLLTQRRGPYAPYGLAGGQPGACGENLLRRHNEQEMPLGNITSVQVTAGDVLILKTPGGGGWGKPDAG from the coding sequence ATGCGACCTGAGTTCTGGATCGATGTAGGTGGAACGTTTACCGATTGTTTGATGCACTTGCCTGGCAATTCTCCGATGCGGCACAAAGTGCTCAGCTCTGGCAAGATGCAAGGAACCGTCGGTCCCGGTTCAACGCGATTCGACATCGTCGATGCCATTCGCCAGAACGATCCGCCCGAGGTATGGCAGGGCTATCAGTTCCGTTTGCTCGATCAAGCCGGACAGATCGTCGACGAACAAATCGTCACCCGGTTCGATAACCTCCGTGGAACGCTCACGCTGGCCGCTCCACTTAAATCAGTGCCAGCCCCTGGGATGGTCTATCAACTGGATGGGCACGAAGAAGCACCGATCGTTGCGATCCGCTATGCCCTCGGGCTTTCTCGCAACGATGTCATTCCACCAGTCGACGTCCGGCTTGGCACTACCCGGGGAACCAATGCCCTTCTAACACGAACAGGAGCGAAAGTCGGCCTGGCCATTACCGATGGCTTCGCGGATATCCTCGACATCGGCAGCCAAAGTCGCCCTCACCTTTTCCAGCTGGCGATTCGGAAACCAACGTCGCTTGTCACCACGGCTATCGAAGTTCGCGAGCGTCTCGATGCGGAAGGCAATGTTCTCCGTTCGCTCGATGAAACGCATCTGCAACAAGAGCTCCAGCGAATTTACGACGATGGCATCCGCTCGCTGGCGATTGCCCTGCTACACGCCTATCGCGATCCTTGTCATGAACAACGCGTCAGCGAGATCGCCGCGGAGATTGGCTTTGAAAACGTGAGCATGTCGCACGTGGTCGCTCCGTTGATCAAGATCGTTTCGCGTGGCGACACTACCGTGGTTGATGCTTACCTCAACCCGATCCTGCAAGACTATGTCGGTCGCATCCAGGCCAAGCTGGGCGAAGGTAGCCACCTCCGTTTGCTGACCTCGGCTGGGGGACTGGTCGCGGCCGATTCGTTCTCGGGCAAAGACAGCATCTTGTCAGGCCCAGCCGGCGGCGTGGTCGGTTTCGCGGCGGCGGCCAAGGCCGCCGGTTTTCAGCAGGCAATCGGATTCGATATGGGAGGCACCAGCACCGATGTTTCCCGGTTCGATGGCACGTATGAACGCCAATTTGAAACAGAAAAGGCAGGCGTACGGATTGTTGCTCCGATGATGGCGATCGAAACGGTCGCGGCCGGTGGGGGGTCAATTTGCGGCTTCGATGGCGTGAAGCTGGTGGTCGGGCCAGCGAGTGCCGGAGCCGAACCTGGCCCGGCTTGCTATGGCCGGGGCGGCCCGTTGACGGTTACCGATATCAACTTTGCTTTGGGCAAACTGCAAGCGGCCCGGCTCCCCTTCCCGCTCGATGCCGAAGCGGTCGAGCGTCGTCTGAATGAAGTATCGCAGCAACTGCAGCAGGCAACCCAGTCGACACAAACGCCAACCGAGTTGGCCGACGGTTTCCTGAAGATTGCCAATGCCAACATTGCTGAAGCGATCCGTACGATCTCGGTCGCTAAAGGCTACGATCCGAAAGACTATCTGCTGGTCCCTTTCGGCGGCGCGGCAGGTCAGCATGCGTGTGCCGTCGCCGAGCTGCTGGGGGCGGAGCAACTGCTGTTTCATCCAAGCGCCGGGATTCTCAGCGCGGTTGGGATTGGTGCGGCGGAGACAACCCGTTTCGCGGCCAAGCCCTTTTATGCCGCGTTGGCCGAAGCAAACCCTGAAATCGAATCAGCACTCGGACAGCTACGACAACAAACCTGTGACGAAGTCACTCAGGAAGGCGTTCCTGCCGCGGCGGTGTCGTATCGCGAGCAGATCGAACTCCGTTATCGCGGGCTCGAGTCTTCGCTGAACATCGATGCGTTTCCAGTTGCGAACCTGGAAGAGCGATACCATGCCGAGCATCGTCGCCGGTACGGGTACGATCGGCCTGGGCAAACAGTCGAACTGGTCGCCGTGCGAGTGGAAGCTTTTGCGACCGGACAAGCGACTTTCTCTCCCAGCGCACACGGCACCGCTTATTCACCTCGACCGAAAGAGACGGTGACTGTGACTTTCAATGGGAAGGCGTGCGACACCCAGGTCTTCGATCGCGACGAACTAAAACCAGGAGCCCTGCTCACCGGTCCGGCCCTCATCGCGGAGTCGCTGGCGACCACGGTGATCGATCCTGGCTGGGAAGCGGAAATGCTAACTGGTGGCGAGATCGTTGCCCGCCGTGTCGCGAAGACAAAGCTTGCTTCCGTCAGCAACGCGACTTCTGAGGAACTCACCGAGGCGGATCCTGTCTTGCTCGAGATTCTGAACAATCGGTTCGCGGCGATCGCCGAGCAGATGGGCGTTGCGCTTCAGAACACTTCGGTCAGCGTCAACGTAAAAGAACGGCTCGACTTCAGTTGTGCCTTGTTCACTGCCGCGGGCGACCTGATTGCCAACGCCCCGCACATTCCGGTTCACCTCGGAGCGATGGGGGAAACGGTGAAGGCAACCATCGAGCGTCATCCGCACATGCAATCGGGCGACGTCTTTGTCACCAACGATCCGTACCATGGCGGATCGCACCTGCCCGACGTGACTGTTATTTCTCCTTTCTTTGCGGATGTTGCGTCGCCAACGCCGCAGTTCTTCGTCGCGAGCCGGGCTCATCATGCCGAGATCGGCGGTATCGCGGCGGGATCGATGCCGTCTGGTTCGACCAACCTGGCAGAAGAAGGGGTGCTGATCGATAACCTGCGTCTCTTCGAGGCCGGCACTCCGCGCTGGGAAGCGCTGGAATCGATTCTGACCTCCGCCGAATATCCTTCGCGGAAACCGGCCGACAACCTCTCCGACATCGCCGCCCAGATCGCAGCCAACCAACATGGGATCGATGATCTGCATCATATGATCGGCCAGTACGGCCTTTCCTTGGTACAGGCCTATGCTCGATTCATTCAAGATGCTGCGGCTCGCAAAACGCGAGCCGCCCTGTCGCGGCTTCCCAACGGAGTCTACCGCTTTCAAGATCACCTCGATGATGGTTCCCCCCTTTGCGTGGCGATCAACTTGATCGACGATCAGGCCACCATCGACTTCACCGGCACCGGTCCAGTCTTGCCAGGCAACTTGAATGCGAATCGCGCGATCGTAACCGCAGCGGTGATGTATTGCCTTCGCTGCCTGTTGAACGAAGACATCCCTTTGAATCAGGGTGTGCTGTCGCCCGTGACGATCGTCTTGCCAGAGTGCTTTTTGAATCCTCCCAAACGCGAGACGCCACAGCAGTCGGCGGCCGTCGCTGGGGGCAACGTCGAGACTTCGCAGCGCGTCGTGGATGTTCTGCTGGGGGCGCTCGAGATGGCAGCCGCCAGCCAGGGGACGATGAACAATCTGACGTTTGGCGACACGACGTTTGGTTATTACGAAACGATCTGCGGTGGATCCGGCGCGACGGCCTCGGCAGATGGAGCTTCGGCCGTGCATACGCACATGACCAACACTCGGCTGACCGATGTCGAAGTGTTTGAACTACGGTTTCCGGCTCGAATCCAACGGTTTGCCATTCGGCGTGGCTCTGGCGGCGCAGGCAAGCATTGCGGCGGCGATGGCATCGTTCGCGAGATCGAATTTCTTAAGCCGCTCGACGTGTCGCTTCTCACGCAGCGACGGGGCCCTTATGCACCGTATGGGTTAGCCGGTGGCCAGCCAGGAGCATGTGGCGAGAATCTGCTGAGACGCCACAATGAACAAGAGATGCCGCTTGGCAACATTACCAGCGTCCAGGTAACGGCCGGAGATGTCTTGATCCTGAAGACACCTGGCGGCGGTGGCTGGGGGAAGCCGGACGCTGGGTAA